In Deltaproteobacteria bacterium, the following proteins share a genomic window:
- a CDS encoding type II toxin-antitoxin system RelE/ParE family toxin gives MTFLLRYHPDVREVDLPLLDERIKTQIRKAIEKRLQKAPQDYGEPLRKTLKGYWKLRVGHYRVVYKISGSEVRILGICHRRDVYRKMFTRA, from the coding sequence ATGACATTCCTTTTACGCTATCATCCCGATGTGCGCGAAGTTGACCTGCCCCTGTTGGATGAACGAATAAAAACTCAGATCAGGAAAGCTATCGAAAAGCGACTGCAGAAGGCCCCCCAGGATTACGGCGAACCCCTGCGGAAAACCCTGAAAGGCTACTGGAAACTGCGGGTCGGTCACTACCGCGTTGTTTATAAGATTTCAGGTTCCGAAGTCCGGATTCTGGGGATCTGCCATAGGCGGGACGTTTACCGTAAAATGTTCACAAGGGCGTAA
- a CDS encoding exodeoxyribonuclease VII small subunit, with translation MAKDKFEEALGRLEDIVKKMEAGDMTLEESLKAFEEGIKLARLCSRRLDEAERRVEILLKQEEEPVVKPFQVEENESE, from the coding sequence ATGGCTAAAGATAAGTTTGAAGAAGCACTGGGAAGATTGGAAGACATTGTAAAAAAGATGGAGGCAGGGGATATGACCCTGGAAGAATCTCTCAAGGCTTTTGAAGAGGGGATAAAACTTGCCCGTTTATGTTCCCGGAGGCTTGATGAGGCGGAAAGACGGGTAGAAATACTGCTCAAGCAGGAAGAGGAACCGGTTGTCAAACCTTTTCAGGTGGAAGAGAATGAATCCGAATAA
- a CDS encoding deoxyhypusine synthase, with protein MISKFTEESMEKKDYLKTPIEHIDIKSFNAVDIIDAMRGMSFSARDLAQAADIYDRMLTDNNCTVILTIAGSTSAAGCMQIYADLVKHNMVDVIVATGATIVDMDFFEALGFRHYQGTPHGDDRALRNLYIDRIYDTFIDEEELQTCDKTIKEIADSLPPVPYSSREFIHEMGRYLTTHAVKKDSLVQVAYEHDVPIFCPAFSDSSAGFGLVLHQYLRPEKHVSIDAVKDFRELTMIKIKAETTGLLIIGGGVPKNFAQDTVICAEILGFDAPMHKYAVQITVADVRDGACSSSTLKEATSWGKVDMACEQMVYAEATSVLPLLASYAYHKRNWKTRPKRQFAKIF; from the coding sequence ATGATCAGTAAGTTTACCGAGGAGAGTATGGAAAAGAAAGACTATCTGAAGACGCCGATTGAACACATTGATATTAAATCATTTAATGCCGTGGATATCATTGATGCCATGCGGGGCATGTCTTTTTCGGCAAGAGACTTAGCCCAGGCCGCCGATATCTATGACAGGATGCTCACCGACAACAATTGCACCGTCATTCTCACCATAGCAGGCAGCACGAGCGCCGCGGGTTGCATGCAGATCTATGCGGACCTCGTGAAACACAACATGGTGGACGTAATTGTCGCCACAGGTGCAACGATCGTCGACATGGATTTTTTTGAGGCTCTGGGGTTCAGGCACTACCAGGGTACGCCGCATGGTGATGACCGGGCGCTGAGAAATTTATATATTGATCGGATATACGATACCTTTATCGATGAGGAAGAGCTCCAGACCTGTGACAAAACGATCAAAGAGATAGCAGATTCCCTGCCGCCGGTTCCCTATTCCTCCCGGGAATTTATCCATGAGATGGGAAGATATCTGACAACGCACGCCGTAAAGAAGGATTCACTTGTACAGGTCGCTTATGAACATGACGTCCCGATCTTCTGCCCCGCTTTTTCCGACAGCAGCGCCGGGTTCGGCCTTGTCCTCCACCAGTACCTGCGTCCTGAAAAGCACGTTTCCATCGATGCGGTAAAAGATTTTCGCGAATTGACCATGATTAAGATAAAAGCGGAGACGACGGGACTTCTTATTATCGGCGGAGGGGTACCAAAAAACTTTGCCCAGGATACGGTAATCTGTGCCGAAATCCTGGGATTTGATGCTCCCATGCACAAATATGCCGTGCAGATCACCGTGGCTGATGTGAGGGATGGGGCCTGTTCCAGCTCCACGCTGAAGGAAGCGACGTCATGGGGAAAAGTGGACATGGCCTGCGAGCAGATGGTCTATGCCGAGGCAACTTCCGTATTGCCGTTGCTCGCAAGCTACGCCTATCACAAGCGAAACTGGAAAACGAGACCGAAGCGGCAGTTCGCAAAGATATTCTAA
- a CDS encoding PilT/PilU family type 4a pilus ATPase has translation MRKQEIDYILNRMLDSHKDISDLNITVGKPFQVVSSGELNAINFDPPFNNLTPFQTEIFALNLINRDRRLTEILLNEGSCDTSYELPGRARFRVNIFSQRDNYSIVLRKLESQIPTCSELNLPEAFSKMSQEQNGIILVTGATGSGKSTSLAAVLNDMNEQKSVHIVTLEDPVEFSHPHKKSTFNQRELGKDFDTFATGLRAALRQAPKVILVGEMRDRESVEIALSAAETGHLVLSTLHTIDSGHTINRILGMFSKEEETQIRIRLADTVRWIVCQRLLPKEGGGRVAAFEILGTNIRVRDSILNGESEGKTFYEIIEASKAFGMITFDDYIVDLYRQGLISEDTAKAYASNKGIVGRGIDTVKSERGQATTDLLGKLEVDKGYGKPKKKPW, from the coding sequence ATGAGAAAACAGGAAATCGATTATATATTAAACAGGATGCTGGATTCTCACAAAGACATCTCTGACCTGAACATTACTGTTGGTAAACCATTCCAGGTAGTGAGTTCAGGGGAATTAAACGCCATCAATTTTGACCCGCCTTTCAACAACTTAACCCCTTTCCAGACGGAAATATTTGCACTGAACCTGATTAATAGGGACCGCCGCCTGACAGAGATACTTCTGAACGAGGGGTCATGTGATACTTCATACGAATTGCCGGGAAGGGCCCGTTTCAGAGTAAACATTTTTTCACAGCGGGATAACTACTCCATCGTCCTTCGAAAACTGGAATCCCAAATTCCCACATGTAGCGAATTGAACTTACCTGAGGCTTTTTCGAAAATGAGCCAGGAACAGAACGGGATTATCCTTGTCACCGGCGCAACGGGCAGTGGTAAATCAACATCGCTCGCAGCAGTATTGAACGATATGAACGAGCAGAAATCCGTGCATATCGTTACTCTCGAAGACCCGGTGGAATTTTCCCATCCCCACAAGAAATCAACGTTCAACCAACGAGAATTGGGTAAAGATTTTGACACTTTTGCCACTGGACTCCGCGCAGCTCTAAGGCAGGCCCCTAAGGTTATCCTCGTCGGAGAAATGAGGGACAGGGAATCCGTAGAAATTGCCCTCAGCGCGGCAGAAACAGGACATCTCGTTTTGAGTACACTCCATACGATTGATTCCGGCCATACCATTAATCGTATCCTGGGCATGTTCTCTAAGGAAGAAGAAACCCAGATTCGCATACGCCTTGCCGACACAGTTCGATGGATCGTCTGCCAGCGGCTTCTCCCCAAAGAGGGTGGAGGGCGTGTAGCAGCCTTTGAAATACTGGGTACCAACATCCGGGTAAGAGATTCCATCCTGAATGGTGAGTCAGAAGGAAAAACCTTTTATGAGATTATCGAGGCCAGTAAGGCCTTCGGCATGATTACATTTGATGATTACATCGTCGATTTATACAGGCAGGGACTCATTAGTGAAGATACTGCCAAGGCCTACGCATCCAACAAGGGAATAGTAGGCCGCGGCATTGACACCGTAAAGAGTGAAAGAGGACAGGCTACGACAGATCTCTTAGGTAAGCTTGAAGTCGACAAGGGTTACGGTAAACCCAAAAAAAAACCGTGGTAA
- a CDS encoding type IV pilus twitching motility protein PilT: MAKIDAFFQLMHEQGASDLHLVSGQQPALRIRGDMERIKYNPLDNDELKAMLYEIAPEHKIKQYEETGDVDFAYEIPNLARYRANFFQQKYGVAAVFREIPSKILSVQELGLPPVISKLASLPRGLVLVTGPTGSGKSTTLAAIIDEANRNRKDHIITVEDPIEFVHQSQSCIINHREIGIHTKSFAAALRGALREDPDIILVGEMRDLETISLAVEAANTGHLVFATLHTSSAARTVDRIIEVFPAEEQMQIRSTLADGIRAVISQVLFKRIDRKGRCAALEIMIANSAVRNLIREAKTFQIPSMIQTGKKYGMQLLDDGIFELVNRGWIGAEDAYMKANDKTRFRPLLKVPPTDFTEA; the protein is encoded by the coding sequence ATGGCAAAAATTGACGCCTTTTTTCAACTGATGCATGAACAGGGCGCATCAGACCTCCACCTCGTGTCGGGCCAGCAGCCGGCCCTCAGGATACGGGGAGATATGGAGCGGATAAAATACAACCCACTGGATAATGACGAACTCAAAGCAATGCTGTATGAAATAGCGCCCGAGCACAAGATCAAACAATACGAAGAAACGGGCGATGTGGATTTTGCATATGAAATACCGAATCTTGCGAGGTACCGAGCCAATTTTTTTCAGCAAAAATATGGTGTGGCGGCAGTTTTCAGGGAAATCCCGAGCAAAATACTTTCTGTCCAGGAGTTAGGACTTCCTCCCGTTATTTCCAAGCTGGCCTCTCTGCCGAGGGGACTCGTGCTGGTAACCGGCCCGACGGGAAGCGGAAAATCGACGACGCTTGCCGCCATCATCGATGAAGCAAACCGTAACCGAAAAGATCACATCATCACGGTTGAAGATCCTATTGAATTTGTTCACCAAAGCCAGAGCTGTATCATAAATCACAGAGAAATCGGCATCCACACCAAGAGCTTTGCTGCGGCGCTTCGCGGAGCCCTTCGTGAGGACCCGGACATTATTCTCGTCGGTGAAATGCGGGATCTGGAAACCATATCGCTCGCCGTCGAAGCGGCAAACACAGGACACCTGGTTTTTGCCACCCTGCATACCTCAAGCGCCGCCAGAACGGTTGACCGGATCATTGAGGTTTTTCCCGCCGAGGAACAGATGCAGATCCGATCCACCCTGGCGGATGGAATCCGGGCGGTCATTTCCCAGGTTCTTTTCAAGCGAATTGACAGGAAAGGGCGCTGCGCCGCCCTGGAGATCATGATCGCCAACTCAGCTGTCCGGAATCTCATCCGGGAAGCCAAGACATTCCAGATTCCATCGATGATTCAAACAGGCAAGAAGTACGGCATGCAATTGCTGGATGATGGTATTTTTGAGCTTGTCAACAGGGGATGGATCGGCGCGGAGGACGCATATATGAAAGCCAACGATAAAACGAGATTCAGACCCCTTTTAAAAGTCCCGCCGACTGATTTTACAGAAGCATAA
- the xseA gene encoding exodeoxyribonuclease VII large subunit codes for MKEILTVTQLNENIKRLLETSFDNLWVEGEVSNLRRPASGHIYFTLKDEKSQIRAVIFRSFPGQRPSSWARIPQFDLEEGMSVICYGRLTVYHPRGEYQLIVETVEPRGLGALQKAFEQLKARLQAEGLFDPAHKKQIPFLPRRIGVITSSTGAVIRDILNITRRRFSSVDILIAPVRVQGAEAPYEIIRAIADMQAVGNIDVIIIARGGGSLEDLAPFNDEGVAREMYRSRIPIISAVGHEIDFTIADFVADLRAPTPSAAAELVVPVRRELIVSLETLEMRLINHQRRLLAKLREQVILSEGRVKDPKRRIADHRMMIDDRLDRLKLSLDHKRAIRRPKLHNCEVRLHHANPLLKIRDHRFILDNLRKNVIAGWHDVAERLKVRVATNMVLLDTLSPLAVLKRGYSIVKKLPEGFIVKEAASVAVGSSVDVKVSSGGFRAKVTDVHQE; via the coding sequence ATGAAGGAAATACTTACCGTTACGCAGTTAAATGAAAATATCAAGCGCCTCCTGGAGACGAGTTTCGATAATCTCTGGGTGGAGGGAGAGGTTTCCAATCTGCGCCGGCCCGCATCCGGCCATATATACTTTACCCTGAAGGATGAGAAGAGCCAGATCAGGGCAGTCATCTTCAGATCTTTCCCGGGACAAAGACCGTCCTCATGGGCCAGAATTCCACAGTTTGATCTTGAAGAGGGGATGAGCGTCATCTGCTACGGAAGGCTAACTGTTTATCACCCGCGAGGCGAATATCAGTTGATTGTGGAGACTGTAGAACCCAGGGGTCTCGGCGCCCTCCAGAAGGCATTTGAACAGCTTAAAGCCCGCCTTCAGGCCGAGGGCCTTTTTGATCCCGCCCATAAAAAACAGATTCCCTTTCTACCCCGCAGGATCGGAGTGATCACGTCTTCGACGGGAGCGGTAATCAGGGATATCCTGAATATCACGCGGCGGCGGTTTTCTTCTGTTGATATTCTTATCGCCCCGGTGAGGGTGCAGGGTGCAGAGGCGCCTTATGAAATCATCAGGGCCATCGCCGATATGCAGGCTGTTGGAAATATTGATGTGATTATCATAGCCAGGGGAGGAGGGTCACTGGAGGATCTGGCCCCCTTCAACGATGAGGGGGTGGCCAGAGAGATGTATCGTTCCCGGATCCCCATCATCTCCGCAGTCGGTCATGAGATCGATTTTACTATCGCGGATTTCGTAGCGGATCTCAGGGCGCCAACTCCTTCGGCGGCAGCCGAGTTGGTTGTTCCGGTAAGAAGAGAACTTATCGTTTCACTGGAAACCCTTGAGATGAGATTGATCAATCATCAGCGCCGGTTATTGGCAAAGCTTCGTGAACAGGTGATATTGTCGGAAGGGCGGGTAAAAGACCCGAAGAGAAGGATTGCCGATCACCGCATGATGATTGACGACCGCCTGGACAGGCTTAAATTGAGTCTTGATCATAAGCGGGCCATACGGAGGCCTAAACTTCACAATTGTGAAGTTCGCCTGCACCATGCAAACCCTCTTTTGAAGATCCGCGATCATCGGTTTATCCTTGATAATTTAAGAAAGAATGTGATAGCCGGATGGCATGATGTGGCGGAACGCCTCAAGGTACGGGTGGCAACAAACATGGTCCTCCTGGATACATTAAGTCCGCTGGCTGTCCTGAAAAGAGGGTACAGCATCGTAAAAAAACTTCCGGAAGGTTTTATTGTAAAAGAGGCTGCATCGGTCGCTGTCGGCAGCAGCGTGGACGTTAAGGTTTCGTCGGGAGGCTTTCGGGCGAAAGTAACGGATGTTCATCAGGAGTAA
- a CDS encoding antitoxin, RHH family protein: MPTKNPRINISVDQPLYGFMQGLAEETGMSMSMLARDLIREALELREDSLLAVFAEKREESFDPSTALSHKQVWE; the protein is encoded by the coding sequence ATGCCGACAAAGAATCCAAGAATCAACATCTCCGTTGATCAGCCCCTTTACGGTTTCATGCAGGGTCTTGCTGAAGAGACGGGTATGTCAATGTCTATGCTGGCCCGTGATCTGATCAGGGAGGCCCTGGAATTGCGGGAGGACTCGTTACTTGCCGTTTTCGCAGAGAAAAGGGAAGAGAGTTTTGATCCCTCCACTGCCTTGTCTCACAAACAGGTCTGGGAATAA